The proteins below come from a single Streptomyces sp. B3I8 genomic window:
- a CDS encoding gas vesicle structural protein GvpA, whose amino-acid sequence MSVVPAQQSGGGGGSSGLYDVLELVLDRGLVIDAFVRVSLVGIEILKIDVRVVVASVDTYLRFAEACNRLDLESGPNKSTGLPELVGDMTESGARGKSKGALSGAAQTISDAFSQARDESRGDEGRSESRPRTRRSAPARKKEESE is encoded by the coding sequence ATGTCCGTAGTCCCGGCACAGCAGTCCGGAGGTGGAGGCGGCTCCAGCGGCCTCTACGACGTCCTCGAACTCGTCCTCGACCGGGGATTGGTGATCGACGCGTTCGTCCGTGTGTCCCTCGTCGGTATCGAAATCCTGAAGATCGACGTCCGGGTCGTCGTGGCCAGCGTCGACACCTATCTGCGCTTCGCCGAGGCCTGCAACCGGCTCGACCTGGAGTCGGGCCCCAACAAGAGCACGGGCCTGCCCGAACTGGTCGGCGACATGACCGAGTCCGGCGCGCGCGGCAAGTCCAAGGGCGCCCTCTCCGGCGCCGCGCAGACCATATCCGACGCCTTCAGCCAGGCCCGCGACGAGAGCCGGGGCGACGAGGGCCGGAGTGAGTCGCGGCCGCGGACCCGCCGGTCCGCCCCCGCCCGCAAGAAGGAGGAGTCGGAGTGA
- a CDS encoding GvpL/GvpF family gas vesicle protein, producing MSTYVYGITAGSHSSLPEELAGVGDPPRPLRTVQGGGLTAIVSDAPEGLRPKRRDLLAHQTVLSEAGASGSVLPMRFGSLAPDDAAVAQVLDERADHYRERLAALDGRVEYNVKATHNEEAVLYRVMSENPDLRALAESNRRSGGGSHEDKLRLGEMVAQAVQRLEATDAGEVRRQLEPAAEAVSPGPDSTGWLANVSFLVPRDGSARFVEAVDEVRENNPHLELRVNGPLPPYSFVEPGPAEPARAPSGSAAAEE from the coding sequence GTGAGCACCTACGTCTACGGCATCACCGCGGGCTCGCACTCCTCGCTCCCGGAGGAACTGGCCGGCGTCGGCGATCCGCCGCGCCCGCTGAGGACCGTCCAGGGAGGTGGTCTGACGGCCATCGTCAGCGACGCCCCCGAGGGGCTGCGCCCCAAGCGCAGGGACCTGCTCGCCCACCAGACCGTGCTGAGCGAGGCGGGCGCGAGCGGCTCGGTGCTGCCGATGCGCTTCGGCAGCCTCGCCCCGGACGACGCAGCCGTCGCCCAGGTGCTCGACGAGCGCGCCGACCACTACCGGGAGCGGCTCGCCGCCCTGGACGGCCGCGTGGAGTACAACGTCAAGGCCACCCACAACGAGGAGGCCGTGCTGTACCGGGTCATGTCCGAGAACCCGGACCTGCGCGCCCTCGCGGAGTCCAACCGGCGCTCCGGTGGCGGGAGCCACGAGGACAAGCTGCGGCTCGGCGAGATGGTCGCGCAGGCCGTGCAGCGCCTGGAGGCGACGGACGCCGGTGAGGTGCGGCGGCAGCTGGAGCCGGCCGCCGAGGCGGTCAGCCCCGGCCCCGATTCCACCGGCTGGCTCGCCAACGTCTCGTTCCTGGTGCCCCGCGACGGCTCCGCGCGCTTCGTGGAGGCCGTCGACGAGGTCCGCGAGAACAACCCGCATCTCGAACTGCGGGTCAACGGGCCGCTGCCGCCCTACAGCTTCGTCGAGCCCGGTCCCGCCGAGCCCGCCAGGGCACCGAGCGGCTCGGCGGCCGCCGAGGAGTGA
- a CDS encoding gas vesicle protein GvpG: MGLLSEVLLLPFAPARGSLWAIRQVVAEAERQYYDPANIRAELAQLERRLEAGEITEDEFDTQEDALLDRMEIGMGRTRSTDNGTA, from the coding sequence ATGGGACTGCTCAGCGAAGTCCTGCTGCTGCCGTTCGCGCCCGCGCGCGGCAGCCTCTGGGCGATCAGACAAGTGGTCGCCGAGGCGGAGCGCCAGTACTACGACCCCGCGAACATCCGGGCCGAACTGGCCCAGCTGGAGCGTCGGTTGGAGGCGGGTGAGATCACCGAGGACGAGTTCGACACGCAGGAGGACGCGCTCTTGGACCGCATGGAGATCGGCATGGGCCGTACACGGTCGACAGACAACGGGACGGCATGA
- a CDS encoding DNA primase, which translates to MNRMGLGLAVGAGYVLGRTKKMKLAFAVGTLVAGKKMQLSPRAVADLVNQQLKDNPQFKEIGDQLRTDLRGVGKAASGALVERQISALADRLHNRTGQLRDQVSGAVPGTGDLPGEGGGEQEDDEEERDREESASAEDGDERADRDDDFADDRPADDRDETPRRRPVKKAPVRKAAKKAPARRTDEGSGDGGSAGGAGGAAKKTARTAKKAPARKTAAAAKGTARRAGGGQSGEGRR; encoded by the coding sequence ATGAACCGAATGGGACTGGGCCTCGCCGTAGGGGCCGGGTACGTCCTCGGACGTACCAAGAAGATGAAGCTGGCGTTCGCCGTCGGCACCCTGGTCGCGGGCAAGAAGATGCAGCTCAGCCCGCGCGCGGTGGCCGACCTGGTGAACCAGCAGCTCAAGGACAACCCGCAGTTCAAGGAGATCGGCGACCAGTTGCGGACCGATCTGCGCGGGGTCGGCAAGGCCGCCTCCGGCGCACTCGTCGAACGGCAGATATCCGCTCTCGCCGACCGGCTGCACAACCGCACCGGCCAGCTCCGTGACCAGGTCTCCGGTGCCGTCCCCGGAACCGGCGACCTGCCCGGCGAGGGCGGCGGGGAGCAGGAGGACGACGAGGAGGAGCGGGACCGGGAGGAGAGCGCGTCCGCCGAGGACGGCGACGAGCGCGCCGACCGGGACGACGACTTCGCGGACGACAGGCCCGCCGACGACCGGGACGAGACTCCGCGCCGCCGTCCCGTGAAGAAGGCACCCGTCCGCAAGGCGGCGAAGAAGGCGCCCGCCAGGCGGACGGACGAGGGCTCCGGCGACGGCGGGAGCGCCGGTGGCGCCGGTGGCGCTGCCAAGAAGACGGCCCGGACCGCGAAGAAGGCACCGGCCAGGAAGACCGCCGCGGCGGCCAAGGGCACCGCCCGCCGCGCAGGCGGCGGCCAGTCCGGTGAAGGGAGGCGGTGA
- a CDS encoding SRPBCC family protein: protein MADTVGSAAGKATGGLSGVARSEAVDRLKGELQGYLGAQAERALAGLGRKLGETTGKLNDIAEGNSPGFAKLALDGGRKLAEGKGPLRSALELGAGRAKDSVTGAVKNLTGGGKGKRKGGGSGQKPTVILESVDVGVPVRTAYDQWTQYQDFSTFAKGVKSANRADDTSSDWQLKVFWSNRSWKAKTTEQIPDDRISWSSEGAKGTTKGVVSFHELGENLTRVLLVIEYYPSGLFEKTGNIWRAQGRRARLDLKNYVRFLTLKGEASDGWRGEIRDGEVVRSHEDAVAEEEEAAEADQRPDDAEDAEDTAEGEEPEEGYEDEDEEEGAYEEEPEAEYEDDGAYEEDGAEPAEDREPEEGYEDEADETDEPEAADETDEVEPEDESEPEPEDERLASGGRR, encoded by the coding sequence ATGGCCGACACCGTGGGATCCGCGGCCGGGAAGGCGACGGGAGGCCTCTCCGGCGTCGCCCGCAGCGAGGCGGTCGACCGCCTCAAGGGCGAACTGCAGGGCTACCTGGGCGCCCAGGCCGAACGCGCGCTGGCCGGTCTCGGCCGCAAGCTCGGTGAGACGACCGGCAAGCTCAACGACATCGCCGAGGGCAACAGCCCCGGCTTCGCCAAGCTCGCCCTGGACGGCGGCCGCAAGCTCGCCGAGGGCAAGGGACCGCTGCGCTCCGCCCTGGAGCTGGGCGCCGGCCGGGCCAAGGACAGCGTCACCGGGGCCGTCAAGAACCTCACCGGCGGCGGCAAGGGCAAGCGCAAGGGCGGCGGATCGGGCCAGAAGCCCACCGTCATCCTGGAGTCCGTCGACGTGGGCGTGCCGGTGCGCACCGCCTACGACCAGTGGACGCAGTACCAGGACTTCAGCACCTTCGCCAAGGGCGTCAAGAGCGCGAACCGCGCCGACGACACCAGCTCCGACTGGCAGCTCAAGGTGTTCTGGTCCAACCGGAGCTGGAAGGCGAAGACCACCGAGCAGATCCCCGACGACCGGATCTCCTGGTCCTCGGAGGGCGCCAAGGGCACCACCAAGGGCGTCGTCTCCTTCCACGAGCTCGGGGAGAACCTCACCCGGGTGCTGCTGGTCATCGAGTACTACCCCTCGGGGCTGTTCGAGAAGACCGGCAACATCTGGCGCGCCCAGGGCCGCCGGGCCCGGCTGGACCTGAAGAACTACGTCCGCTTCCTCACCCTCAAGGGGGAGGCGTCGGACGGCTGGCGCGGCGAGATCCGTGACGGCGAGGTCGTCCGCAGCCACGAGGACGCGGTCGCCGAGGAGGAAGAGGCGGCGGAGGCCGACCAGCGGCCGGACGACGCCGAGGACGCCGAGGACACCGCTGAGGGCGAGGAGCCCGAGGAGGGTTACGAGGACGAGGACGAGGAGGAGGGCGCCTACGAGGAGGAGCCCGAGGCCGAGTACGAGGACGACGGCGCCTACGAGGAGGACGGGGCCGAGCCCGCTGAGGACCGGGAGCCCGAGGAGGGCTACGAGGACGAGGCGGATGAGACCGACGAGCCGGAAGCGGCGGACGAGACCGACGAGGTCGAGCCGGAGGACGAGTCCGAGCCGGAACCCGAGGACGAGCGCCTCGCGTCCGGGGGCCGGCGATGA
- a CDS encoding gas vesicle protein has protein sequence MTTAARLPDPYGSPAGGANLADILERVLDKGIVIAGDIKINLLDIELLTIKLRLVVASVDKAKEMGIDWWEDDPALSSRARREELRRENAELRARLERLEGGTHGEEQELVEGAAPRTPRREESP, from the coding sequence ATGACGACGGCCGCCAGACTCCCCGACCCGTACGGCTCACCCGCCGGCGGCGCCAACCTGGCAGACATCCTCGAACGGGTGCTCGACAAGGGCATCGTGATCGCCGGTGACATCAAGATCAACCTGCTCGACATCGAACTGCTCACCATCAAGCTGCGCCTCGTCGTCGCCTCCGTCGACAAGGCCAAGGAGATGGGCATCGACTGGTGGGAGGACGACCCGGCACTGTCCTCCCGCGCCAGGCGCGAGGAACTGCGGCGTGAGAACGCCGAACTGCGCGCCCGACTGGAGCGGCTGGAGGGTGGTACTCACGGCGAGGAGCAGGAGCTCGTCGAGGGTGCCGCCCCCCGCACCCCCCGCAGGGAGGAGTCCCCATGA